A single Metarhizium brunneum chromosome 5, complete sequence DNA region contains:
- the Fbxw7 gene encoding F-box/WD repeat-containing protein 7, which translates to MDGYNRPMGFSERRGSILTEELALNTGNTTMSNPRIEKLPQQHARQIRGPPTPSIPTPATDYDQQLTGSPPPPPTPAASPGPAQCQPDWSDAADDEDFFLAKVRQHFKNCSGPQRTRVLADLLNLCTSQQLSFVHQFVSPLLKKDPFTSLPDELCLRILSFIDDPKVLARASQVSKRWRDLLSDDMTWKNLCVKHDYGRRLSEINTPSPVLPMRSVAHTLTNADYDMVTSSSFPGSYPLSGHGSGSRSYDGTTKVRPKLRSYKSHFKQRYLVEAAWRSGGTSVHRNITQEGGVVTSLHLTPKYIIVALDNARIHVFDTNGDSQRTLQGHVMGVWAMVPWEDTMVSGGCDRDVRVWDLKTGACLHILRGHTSTVRCLKMADANTAISGSRDTTLRIWDIRTGLCRNVLVGHQSSVRCLEIKGDIVVSGSYDTFARVWSISEGRCLQTLQGHFSQIYAIAFDGKRVVTGSLDTNVRVWDPTTGECLAILQGHTSLVGQLQMRGDTLVTGGSDGSVRVWSLERMCPIHRLAAHDNSVTSLQFDDTRVVSGGSDGRVKIWDLKTGHLVRELIAQGEAVWRVAFEDEKCVALALRQGRTVMEVWSFSPPEEQLYDRPLSLQQRLLEDPNRPLSAMALDYKAGDPTVAGPSRENQDVDMQDAGAAAGPSTAPLQGRNKTFFHDD; encoded by the exons ATGGATGGCTATAACCGACCGATGGGCTTCTCCGAGAGGAGGGGAAGCATCTTGACCGAGGAGTTGGCGCTCAATACCGGGAATACCACCATGAGCAACCCCAGGATAGAAAAACTGCCTCAGCAGCACGCTCGACAGATCAGAGGACCTCCGACTCCGAGCATACCCACGCCGGCGACCGACTATGACCAACAGCTAACGGgttcaccaccaccgcctcccACGCCCGCAGCGTCCCCCGGTCCTGCGCAATGCCAACCGGACTGGAGCGATGCTGCAGATGACGAGGACTTCTTTCTCGCCAAGGTTCGCCAGCACTTTAAGAACTGCTCAGGTCCGCAGCGAACGAGGGTGTTGGCTGATCTGCTCAACCTATGCACCAGTCAACAGTTGAGTTTTGTCCATCAGTTCGTTAGTCCGCTTCTCAAGAAGGACCCCTTCACCAGCCTACCAGATGAGTTATGTTTGAGG ATCTTGTCCTTTATTGACGATCCGAAAGTCTTGGCTCGGGCTTCACAAGTATCAAAAAGATGGCGAGACCTCCTCAGTGACGACATGACATGGAAAAATCTTTGCGTCAAGCATGACTACGGCCGTCGGTTGTCGGAAATCAATACCCCGTCACCCGTCTTGCCGATGAGGTCGGTTGCTCATACTCTTACGAATGCCGACTACGACATGGTGACCAGCAGCAGTTTCCCCGGTTCATATCCGCTTTCCGGCCATGGCTCTGGTTCTAGAAGTTACGACGGCACCACCAAAGTGCGACCCAAACTGCGATCGTACAAGTCTCACTTTAAACAGCGATATCTAGTTGAGGCTGCGTGGAGATCTGGCGGCACCAGTGTTCACAGAAACATCACTCAAGAAGGCGGCGTCGTTACGAGCTTGCATTTGACTCCAAAATATATCATTGTGGCTCTGGATAATGCTAGGATCCATGTATTTGATACTAATGGAGACTCCCAGCGCACACTGCAAGGACATGTCATGGGCGTCTGGGCCATGGTGCCATGGGAGGATACCATGGTCAGTGGTGGTTGCGATCGTGATGTTCGCGTCTGGGACCTGAAAACCGG TGCTTGCCTCCATATACTGCGGGGCCATACGTCCACAGTCCGATGCCTCAAGATGGCTGATGCGAACACTGCAATATCTGGTTCTCGAGATACGACTCTTCGAATCTGGGATATAAGGACAGGATTGTGCCGAAATGTATTAGTTGGACATCAGTCTAGCGTGCGCTGCTTGGAAATCAAAGGCGATATCGTTGTATCAGGCAGTTATGATACCTTCGCAAGAGTGTGGAGCATCTCAGAAGGGCGATGTCTCCAGACCTTGCAGGGCCACTTCAGTCAGATTTATGCCATTGCTTTTGATGGCAAAAGGGTGGTAACAGGCAGTTTGGATACCAACGTCAGAGTTTGGGATCCAACTACTGG TGAATGTCTTGCCATCTTGCAAGGCCACACATCGCTGGTTGGGCAGTTGCAAATGCGTGGGGACACTCTTGTCACTGGAGGATCTGATGGATCCGTTCGAGTCTGGTCACTTGAGAGAATGTGTCCCATCCACCGCCTTGCGGCCCATGACAACAGCGTGACCAGTTTACAGTTCGACGACACCAGAGTTGTCAGTGGTGGAAGCGATGGCCGTGTGAAGATATGGGATCTTAAAACTGGACATCTTGTCCGAGAGCTCATTGCTCAGGGAGAAGCTGTCTGGAGGGTTGCATTCGAAGACGAGAAATGCGTCGCCCTGGCTTTGAGGCAGGGTCGCACTGTGATGGAG GTTTGGTCATTTTCACCACCTGAGGAACAGCTCTATGACCGGCCGCTCTCTCTTCAGCAGCGCCTACTCGAGGACCCCAACAGGCCTCTGAGCGCCATGGCACTCGATTATAAGGCTGGAGACCCAACTGTAGCGGGTCCAAGCCGGGAGAACCAAGATGTTGACATGCAAGACGCTGGCGCCGCTGCAGGCCCATCTACCGCACCGTTACAAGGCCGAAATAAAACGTTTTTTCATGACGACTAG
- the sin1 gene encoding Target of rapamycin complex 2 subunit sin1 — translation MSVIQLEELVSYQLRTSYLDEIADGVGERLLTVNDSFLNSGAFKAAGWRPNSSHIKRTYSPPIPTAVASEYFQAPRRPGLTLEDGEEDGGMLTGGGADTMGPGMATKRRRRREQMEEDDSSDLTDESDEEQEQRAAQQIKFSKMPVRQRAGSSPVQVSPVKPPTSPRVPRRGSQSALETVRERPRRDTVTSSEISSENEFDVPAALRHREAARAAARAVRLQEKINEEPMPPGLQRADTQLLPEEEEDDSDEGSDMSGDYVGSMDSASILDGVENPINPSPTQQVVGTPPRNFPRHSIIRKSQLPSKPVLLEALPPPRPMSMIRPASFVQPTSLLSAALKAKEHKSSVPFQKFAHFSGQGTQGSIAVRIYAPFCKTASKPLEVLIRPRVHDGQSAERVVSVTDLIGLSLYRYNEEKREPQIPPRKYSVNWWTLRMVEDGEVDDDFPPFERTKPLASFTTVNNASARGGGRMRSNSTAYDEFALVPASEEEYEENKRLTPQQDDNEAEQQGQQAAPPLNRPISHDGDSDSTPKNTPAPPRNPLTDDSRPRQNPIVTTTYRPNMPLADSPQVPVTMPNTTRGQQKLLRVHIMSSDVAPGQMVTVDVTTDTYLAEVLDIVCRKRQLDKANHVLKLPRSGAVVMIDRPVSSIGNVSDLELYRRRFATDGPLSMTGSPSSSSPKTMGLPSSQGMSQRREHKRDKMLGPHPLAQEALKQDEFGTANYKKYTVWRKQPMRLVGMSERILVIDGEYIHIVPASGGKAVHDGGGKTTTVHFSNVVGCKVPRKHPTNVKLVIYRATESKRYDFEARGADEAAEIVAELKKGISPYREV, via the exons ATGTCTGTCATCCAGCTGGAAGA GCTGGTGTCCTACCAACTACGGACGAGCTACCTCGACGAAATCGCAGACGGTGTGGGCGAGAGATTGCTCACCGTCAACGACAGCTTTCTAAACTCGGGCGCATTCAAGGCGGCGGGATGGCGTCCCAACTCGTCCCATATCAAGAGGACGTACTCTCCTCCAATTCCTACAGCCGTTGCGTCCGAATATTTCCAGGCGCCACGACGGCCAGGCCTCACtctcgaggatggcgaggaggacgGCGGTATGCTTACGGGCGGAGGAGCAGACACCATGGGCCCCGGGATGGCTACTAAGAGGCGCAGGCGCCGGGAGCagatggaggaggatgacAGCAGCGATCTGACCGATGAGAGCGACGAAGAACAGGAGCAACGTGCTGCCCAGCAAATCAAATTCTCAAAGATGCCAGTGAGACAGCGAGCAGGGTCATCGCCGGTGCAGGTATCCCCTGTGAAGCCCCCGACGTCGCCCCGTGTGCCAAGACGAGGATCTCAGTCAGCTTTGGAGACGGTGCGAGAGAGGCCGCGTAGGGATACGGTCACCAGCAGCGAGATATCCTCCGAGAACGAGTTTGACGTGCCAGCGGCGCTGAGACACCGGGAGGCAGCCCGCGCCGCAGCAAGAGCTGTGCGATTACAAGAAAAGATCAACGAGGAACCCATGCCTCCGGGTCTTCAGAGGGCTGATACGCAGCTTCTacccgaggaggaggaagatgattCGGACGAGGGCTCCGACATGTCTGGCGACTACGTCGGGAGTATGGATTCTGCTTCGATTCTGGACGGCGTGGAGAATCCCATCAACCCTTCACCCACACAACAAGTCGTGGGAACACCGCCTCGAAACTTCCCGCGACACTCCATCATCCGCAAGTCGCAGCTACCATCAAAACCTGTTCTTCTAGAAGCTCTTCCCCCGCCCCGGCCCATGAGCATGATTCGACCCGCCAGCTTCGTCCAGCCCACGAGTCTGCTTTCAGCGGCACTGAAAGCCAAGGAGCATAAATCATCCGTCCCATTTCAAAAGTTTGCCCATTTCAGCGGTCAAGGGACGCAGGGGTCTATCGCTGTGCGAATTTATGCCCCGTTTTGCAAGACGGCAAGCAAGCCCCTCGAGGTACTCATCCGCCCCAGAGTCCACGACGGGCAGAGTGCCGAGCGAGTGGTTTCAGTTACAGACCTGATTGGCCTGAGTCTGTACCGGTATAATGAGGAGAAGAGGGAGCCGCAGATTCCACCCCGAAAGTAcagtgtcaactggtggacCCTGAGAATGgtggaagacggcgaggtcgACGACGATTTCCCGCCTTTTGAGAGGACAAAGCCGTTGGCTTCATTTACCACTGTCAACAATGCGAGTGCAAGGGGCGGGGGAAGGATGCGGTCCAACTCCACAGCCTACGATGAATTTGCGCTGGTGCCCGCTTCAGAAGAGGAGTACGAAGAAAACAAACGCCTGACCCCCCAGCAAGACGATAACGAAGCCGAGCAGCAGGGGCAACAAGCAGCACCGCCCCTGAACCGTCCCATAAGCCACGATGGTGACAGTGATTCTACCCCTAAAAATACACCTGCGCCGCCGCGTAATCCCCTGACAGATGACAGCCGACCGCGACAGAACCCCATTGTGACGACAACCTATCGGCCAAACATGCCTCTGGCTGATTCTCCGCAAGTGCCCGTCACAATGCCAAATACGACCCGCGGCCAGCAGAAGCTGCTCCGCGTCCACATCATGTCTTCGGATGTGGCGCCAGGACAAATGGTTACGGTGGACGTCACAACAGATACATACCTCGCCGAAGTGCTCGACATTGTCTGCCGTAAGAGGCAGCTGGACAAGGCTAATCATGTGTTGAAACTCCCTCGGTCAGGAGCTGTGGTCATGATAGACCGGCCCGTGTCGTCGATTGGCAATGTATCCGATTTGGAGCTGTACAGGAGACGGTTCGCCACGGACGGCCCGCTGAGCATGACTGGCTCGCCAAGTAGTTCCTCTCCCAAGACAATGGGTCTCCCTAGCAGCCAGGGCATGTCCCAACGGAGGGAACACAAGAGGGACAAGATGCTCGGGCCGCATCCACTGGCGCAGGAGGCACTAAAGCAAGACGAGTTTGGCACCGCCAACTACAAGAAGTATACTGTTTGGCGAAAGCAGCCGATGCGTCTCGTGGGCATGAGTGAGCGGATTCTAGTGATTGACGGCGAATATATCCACATTGTCCCGGCATCTGGGGGCAAAGCGGTCCACGATGGCGGAGGGAAGACGACAACAGTTCACTTTAGCAACGTGGTGGGCTGCAAGGTGCCGCGAAAGCACCCAACAAACGTCAAG CTGGTGATTTACAGAGCCACAGAGAGCAAGCGATATGATTTCGAGGCTCGCGGAGCCGACGAGGCAGCTGAGATTGTGGCCGAGCTGAAGAAAGGTATTTCGCCGTATAGAGAAGTGTAG
- the PDA1 gene encoding Pyruvate dehydrogenase E1 component subunit alpha, with protein MPMRIRAAQAPFALVSRSVTTDAASASLHNSVPQSEDEPFQVALSDESFETYELDPPSYTIEVTKKELKQMYSDMVTIRQMEMAADRLYKEKKIRGFCHLSTGQEAVAVGIEHAITKLDDVITAYRCHGFALMRGGTVRSIIGELLGRREGIAYGKGGSMHMFSKGFYGGNGIVGAQVPVGAGLAFAHKYNDSKTASIILYGDGASNQGQVFEAFNMAKLWNLPALFGCENNKYGMGTSAARSSALTDYYKRGQYIPGLKVNGMDVLAVKAAVTYGKEWTAADKGPMVLEYVTYRYGGHSMSDPGTTYRTREEIQRMRSTNDPIAGLKQKILDWEVTTEDELKKIDKEARSHVNEEVAIAEAMAVPEPKPSILFEDIYAKGTEPQYIRGRTPDENYYF; from the exons ATGCCTATGCGCATCAGGGCAGCCCAGGCACCCTTTGCCCTGGTCTCGCGATCTGTTACCACTGACGCTGCCTCTGCGTCTCTTCACAACTCTGTCCCTCAG TCCGAGGACGAGCCTTTCCAGGTCGCCCTCAGTGATGAGAGCTTCGAGACCTACGAGCTGGACCCCCCTTCTTACACCATCGAGGTAACCAAGAAGGAGCTGAAACAGATGTACTCCGACATGGTCACCATCAG GCAGATGGAAATGGCAGCCGACCGCCTGtacaaggagaagaagatccGTGGTTTCTGCCACTTGTCTACTGGACAGGAGGCAGTTGCCGTTGGTATCGAAcacgccatcaccaagctcgacgacgtcatcACCGCCTACCGATGCCACGGTTTCGCCCTGATGCGCGGTGGTACTGTACGATCCATCATCGGTGAACTGCTCGGACGACGTGAAGGTATTGCCTACGGAAAGGGTGGTTCTATGCACATGTTCTCCAAGGGATTCTACGGCGGCAACGGTATTGTTGGTGCCCAGGttcctgttggtgctggTCTAGCCTTTGCCCACAAGTACAATGACAGCAAGACCGCCAGTATTATCCTGTACGGTGATGGTGCCAGTAACCAGGGCCAAGTGTTTGAGGCTTTCAATATGGCTAAGCTCTGGAACTTGCCTGCCCTCTTTGGTTGCGAGa ACAACAAGTACGGTATGGGCACTTCTGCTGCTCGATCATCCGCTTTGACCGACTACTACAAGCGTGGACAGTACATCCCTGGTCTCAAGGTTAACGGCATGGACGTCTTGGCTGTCAAGGCTGCTGTTACGTATGGCAAGGAGTGGACTGCCGCCGATAAGGGCCCTATGGTTCTCGAGTATGTCACCTACCGATATGGAGGTCATTCCATGTCCGACCCCGGCACTACCTACCGTACCCGCGAGGAGATTCAGCGCATGCGATCCACCAACGATCCCATTGCCGGACTGAAGCAGAAGATTTTGGACTGGGAGGTCACTACCGAGGatgagctgaagaagattgaCAAGGAGGCCCGCAGCCATGTCAATGAGGAGGTTGCTATTGCCGAGGCTATGGCTGTTCCCGAGCCCAAGCCTTCAATCTTGTTCGAGGACATCTACGCCAAGGGAACCGAGCCTCAGTACATCCGCGGTCGTACTCCTGACGAGAACTACTACTTCTAA
- the ZIP9 gene encoding Zinc transporter ZIP9, producing MAGILLLLGLCVVMAVASFLAGALPLSMTLSQSQLRLISSIGVGVLVGTSLIVIIPEGIEAAASSPITSSHAHKVRSLSRRSPWKFGLEEREIIEQLAAVTTRHQVNRDDGARLHSEPMRIIVSQSTPTPDQKRDDQPSKPAPTDESHDSPKKEGEKHKEEEHVEIPAFEVGFSMILGFILMFLIDRLPKHASDSLQSGPQPQHFSLDNLGGNGIETTSVDEEQGFLGSLAPTPKHTRTLATTIGLVIHAAADGIAMGASSASSNAKLGFIIFIAIMIHKAPAAFGLTSVLLRQGLSKRAARGHLAVFSLAAPVGALSTWLMIKLLGGDHLDGDAGMWWTGMLLLFSGGTFL from the exons ATGGCCGGCATACTGCTACTTCTCGGCCTTTGC GTGGTAATGGCCGTTGC GTCATTCCTTGCTGGAGCGCTCCCACTCTCCATGACATTGTCACAATCACAACTACGATTAATATCTAGCATTGGTGTTGGAGTATTGGTAGGGACGTCACTTATAGTCATTATACCCGAGGGAATCGAAGCGGCTGCGTCATCCCCCATCACGTCATCACATGCGCACAAGGTACGAAGCCTGTCGCGACGAAGTCCGTGGAAATTTGGACTCGAAGAAAGAGAAATTATCGAACAACTCGCTGCAGTCACAACAAGGCACCAGGTGAACAGGGATGATGGCGCAAGGTTGCACTCAGAACCGATGCGCATCATCGTTTCTCAAAGTACACCGACCCCCGACCAGAAACGAGATGACCAACCCTCCAAACCGGCGCCGACCGATGAGAGCCATGATTCGCCGAAGAAGGAGGGCgagaaacacaaagaggAAGAGCATGTGGAAATCCCGGCTTTTGAGGTCGGCTTTTCCATGATTCTCGGCTTCATTCTCATGTTCCTCATCGACCGGCTGCCAAAACATGCGTCTGATAGTCTACAGTCGGGCCCGCAACCGCAGCATTTTAGTTTGGATAACTTGGGTGGCAACGGCATTGAAACCACGTCGGTAGATGAAGAGCAAGGCTTCCTGGGTTCGCTGGCCCCAACACCGAAACACACCAGGACCTTGGCTACGACAATTGGTTTAGTTATCCATGCTGCTGCGGACGGCATCGCCATGGGTGCCTCATCAGCAAGCTCCAATGCGAAGCTTGGATTCATAATTTTTATTGCCATTATGATTCACAAGGCTCCTGCAGCCTTTGGCTTGACCTCGGTCCTTTTGAGGCAAGGATTGTCGAAACGGGCAGCTCGCGGCCACCTGGCCGTCTTCAGTCTAGCAGCGCCGGTCGGAGCCTTGTCAACGTGGCTCATGATCAAGTTGCTTGGTGGTGATCACCTTGACGGTGATGCGGGCATGTGGTGGACGGGAATGTTGTTGCTCTTCTCGGGCGGTACCTTCTTGTAA